GAACTGATATAACAGTGTTTTGAGCTTTTTTGTGTTTAACCAAACTTTGATTTGGGAACGTTATTTAGGTTTATTTTGTATACTTTATAAATCCTTGTTGAACTAAAGCACCCGTTAGTTTAAGTACATTTCTTCACAAACTAAAAAAATAGAAAGTAACAAAGAATCGTACTTTCATTTATATTAACATTACTTATTTGATTTCCTCAGCCAACTCCAAAATAATTCCCTCTGGACCACGAACGTAGCATAATTTATAACTTTCTTCATATTGCTGTATCTCACTAAAGATTTCCGTACCCTTCTTTTTCAATTTGGCAACAACAGCTTCAATATCTTCAACAGTAAATGCAATATGTCGGATACCCAGTGTATTTGCAAAGGTTTGCTGAATATCTTTTTCATCTGACGGCGAATAAAATTTGATTAGCTCTATCCATGTCTGACCGTCTGGCATTCCCAATCCTACACACGCTACTTTAACGTCATTAAGCCCAACTGCATATCCCATCAACTCTCCTTCCATTTCCCATTCTCCTTTCACCTCAAGTCCAAAATCGAGAAAAAACTCTTTAGCGGCAGAGAGATCATTTACGATTACACCCACATGATCTATTCTTTGGATCTTCAAATTTCATACCTCCTATGTTCCTGTTATTTTGCAATATCCTATATTCTTGATAAGTTTGTTTGTAATTCTAATTCGCTAAAAAACAGAAAATATCCTTGTTCAACAAACTAGCTCGATTGTTGAACACAAGTTAAACAACACTGTTCAACTAACCTGCCCCGTTAGTTGAAGAAAAAAATGTGCCCAAAGCGAGATTTGGGGACATGTTCCTTTAATTAAACCCACCAATCAAATCAATAAATTTTCCAGTATGGGCGTCCATTACAATAGTTGATTCAATTTCTGAAGACTTTATTGTAACTTCCCACTGCATTCTATTCGTTATTTCATTCCAAAGCCCATACTGTTGCTCCAGATATACACTAATATTTTCATCTGTAAGTTCCTCTAAACTATTAAAAGAGATTGAATTTGCCCATTCTTCTGGAGGATTCAGCAAATATTTTTCGGCGTTATTTAGTGCTACGTCTGTGCTAATAACAGGCGACTTATAAAAGTATAAAAAACATATCATTAGAGCAGCGACTAAAATGATTAATATTTTCTTCAAATGTGTACCACCTTACATAAAGTTATTTCTTTATTAATTCTGTAGCGTGGTTTAAGATCCTGCCTTATTACTATACAGGTAAGAATCGTTTCCAAATCGGTGTTTGGGAAGGTTTGAAATGCATTGTCTTATTCTCATTAATCTTATTTAATTATGATTCTCTTTTTAGCTTTTCGATTGGTGTAAATACGACGTTAATCCCTAATTGTTCTGAATCATTTTCTAATTCTTTTAGCGTCAGTGGACCTTTTACTTCATTTTCATCTATTTCGATGACCCAATAAGAATAATCATCATCGGTAGGATTTTGTGGAGGTTCTTCAACACCTCGTTCGTTTGTCTTTAAGTGCAATTGTTTTGCGATAATATACTGTTTATCCCACCATACAGCAGTCACTTCAGCTGGTACATATAAATGGTTGAATATATTTTCCTTGCTATCATTTACTGCTTCTTCTCCGTAAATTTGAATTTGATGAGCCGAAAGTCTATCAATTCGATAACCATTATCCAATGAAATTGTATAATCTGCTAATCCTGCACATCCTGATAAAATAAAACAGGATACTATCAGTAAAATTAAATGTTTCAACGGTGTCCCTCCAGTAAAAGCGTTAATTAATAGCCCTTTATTTTAATACGCTTCCAATGGAAATAAGTTCCTTTTGTTTACGAGAGGGAATGAAAAATATTAGATTAACAAGTTTTTATTATGGCTGAAAAGCTCCCAAACCCTCGTTTGGGGAAGTTTTTTGCGTCTTAACGTTGTAAATCCGCATAAATCTGACATTAGTGAAAGCAGCTTTAAAAAGGAAAAAAGGAGGCGTCAGTTTGACGTCTCCTTTCTCACTTATTAAGTCGCTTTTTTGAATCGCTTTTTAAATCACTTGCTTCAACTAAAAGAAAGCAAACAAATAGGTTCCTTGTGTCATTTTCGCCTTCTATCCTATTCTCCCCTTTTCGAAAATCTAGCCAACTCAATCATGTTAATGAATGAAATGATAAAAAGTAATATTTCAATCTACCTTTAGAATTATTAAATGATCCTAGAATAAATTTTGAAAATGAAGTAGCACCAGCTATTATACGTGCTACTCCCATATTAGCAGAGCTGATTATTAGATGGAGAATTGGATTTAAAAGGCGCATTTAGCAGATTTTGAAATGGCTTTCGGTGGTTGAATCGATAAACCTACTTTTTGTAAATTCTTTCACCATTTATGTAAGAAAATAACGGTATAATTGTATCGATCAACATGGGTATATAGAGGCGTAAAAAACGTAATAGTAAAAAGGAGATCTAGTTATGGCTATCTTAAAAGAGTACTTTGGTCATTCTGGTTGTGAAGTCGAAATAAATTTAACATTAGTTAATAATTCGAGTGTGAAATTTAATATTTATTTCCGGTCCGGCAAAAGTTTTCCTGATGTTCATTCAGAAATTCTTTGTATGAAATGCGATTTTTTAAAACTGGTAGATGATTTGAAACAAATTGATATTATGCATCTAAGTATGTTAGAACCTCATGATCCAGGATTGTGTATTTATCATATTCCTCAATTTGGTACTTATTATTACCCTGGATATGGTGTTCATCAATTACCTGAACATGAAAGAGAAGAAAGAGAACTTTACTATAAATTAATTTTTGTGTTAGATGCAGGTGAGAGAAATAATAAAAGTGCAACAGAATCTGGTCCCGCATTATGTCTAATCGTAAAAATGGAACAAATTAATGAATTCGTAAACAGTTTAAAGTCTGAGGTAAATAGTTTTTGACAAGCGTCGCACTAAAAAGGCCAATCATCTCTTGTTATATTTAAACAAAGGCTAACACAAAAAACATACATACTAGTTATTTGAGGTGGGAAAGGTTCCCCACGCGCTCCCTATACTGTAGGTACCAAAGATCAAGATTCCCACCCTGCTAATAACTGTTAATCAACGAACCCCCACTTTACTTTTGAAGTTGTGAGTCTTTTTCTTGTCTTAAATCAAATTCTTGCTCTAATAAGGAATACATAAATAAATTATCAAATTTCCCATTTGTGTATTCATAGTTTCTCAAAAGTCCTTCTCTTACAAATCCCTGTCTTTCGAACAACTTTTGTGACGATAGATTTAGTGGTTCAATTAATGCTTCAATCCTTTGTAAGTTCATTTTTTCAAAGCCATATGTAACCACCGCTTCAATAGCCTCACTTGCTATCCCTTTTCCCCAATAGTCTTTGCTTAGTTCAATGCCAATTTCTGAACGAAAATGCTTTGAAGCCATATTGAGGAACCCGCAACTCCCGATCATCTCGCCCTGCTGCTTTAACGTAATTCCCCACCTGATGCCCGTTTTCTTTTCAACTATTGATTCATACCATGAAATTTCATCTAACGCCTCATTCACTGTTTTAAATGGCGCTAGACCAATGTGTTTCGTTACTTCTTCCTGAGATAAATACGTCAACATACTTTTGGCATCCTCTTTCGTCACCTGTCTTAAAACCAATCGTTCTGTTTCAAGAATCGGAAATGAATTGACTTCTATCACAATTTATCTCTCCTTTTTATTTTATGCGATTTTTAACTTTGAAAAATGAACCATTGATTTAGTAGCGGTGTTCGAGTATTTTAGGCCCTTTACTATAATCAGTACGTGATAAAATGATCTCCAAAAATAAATCAAGCGGAATTGTAAAATCACCAAATCGATGATACGACATATCCAAAAATATGTGCAAAATACATAAGATATCGCTTGCTGACGCTTATTACCGAATAAGTCGTATAGCGATTTGCTCGATCTTGCACATCCTGCATAAAAAAATGCAGCGATATAAAACGAAACGCCGACAGATTCGAACGATTAAGAATTTATAACATTAGAAAGACACAACTCGCCCAAAACAGGGCGAGTTGATGTCCTTACTTATGTGGTTAAGAAAGTTATACTTTTTTAACCACTGAAAAAAGAATGCGTCTCGTCGCAACAACCGATTTCGGTATTGAGCCTCATAGTAAAAAAAGACTTATCTCGATTCATTTAATGGCTCCCATTAGAGTACGCTTCGCTAAAATTAGTAGAAATGATGAACTTGTCAATCCAAGTATTGATTTACATAAAATCGAAGAAAAAGTCCAAGCACTACAGCATTCAAAAACGAAATACTTCGCTGTTGTGCAGAAAACTTTTCTATTCTTCGCAACTTTAGATGGAAAACCGTTATAGACCGCTCTCTAAATGGACATTTCCCGTGCAATAAACCGCTTGCGCTCCAACTAATATGACTAACTAAAGAAACAAAATAATGTGGTATAAATTCCCTTTTTGATTGTTTATTTTATTATACACGTGAACAATTAGCAAATTGCACAATAGATTGATCGCAACAGCCGATATTGTTTCTACAGGCTGAAATGGAATATAATAGAAAAGAAACGGCATGCTTTAGGCGTTTTCATAGGTCTAGGATGATGCCATTTACATGGGAGAACAAAGAGGAAAGGCGTACTAAGGGGAATTATGCGTATTAGGTAACCAGGTAACATTGAAATCGAGTTGTCGGGGATGGTGCTGGGACGGTCGTTGTAATGGCCGAAAGATGAAAATAGAGATTTTATTACATTGAAACTTTTTATGCTAGGCATCAGCAAATATAATTATTTCCATATTATTCTTGTATTCTTTTAAGTTTATATTGCATAATATATTCATGTATTAGAGATTTATAAGGAGAGGGGTCAAACCATTGAAGACAGTTCGTATTTTATTAGTTTTACTTGTTACTTTTGGTCTTTTTTCTATAACACCTGCTTTTGCAGCAGAAAAAACCATTGATCAATATTACATAGATGATGTAGATTATGGGCATGGGGCATATGAACAATTAGAACGCTTCTTGTATGCAGATATCATAGATGGATATGAAGAAACAGAGGTTTATGAAGAAGATGGAGAAGAATATGAATATACATCTATTCTTTTAAAACCAGAAAATAATATTACCCGTGCACAATTCACAAAAATTTTGGTGAATGCTATGAATTTAACAAGTGGTGAGATCAAAAAATCGTTCCCTGATGTAAATTCTTCAGCTTGGTATTATAACTATGTCCAAATTGCTAGTAGCAGAGAGATTATTACTGGAAAAGAAGATGGAACCTTTAAACCAAATGATAAGATTACACGTGCTCAAATGGCTACTATGATTTATCGTGCATTTAATGAGACGGTGGATTTTTCAACGACAGGAAAAACTTTCAAAGATGTAACTCAAAATAGCTACGCTTATGAAGCAGTTGTAAAAACAGCAGGTGTCGGAATCGTAAATGGTTATGGAGACGAGTTCAAACCGAATAATTCCGCTAAACGTTCCCATGCCGTATTGATGATTGACCGTGCATTACATCTAGAATCTGGAACAGCTGAAGACGAACTTTCAGTGATTCAAACTGTAAATCGTAACGTCACAGAAGAGTTGTCACTATACTCTGAACAACAAAATCTTGAAGCGTTGGAAGCTCTTTATCGCGAAACAACAACGGGTTATTATCTAGCTTATTCACTTGATAACCAGAGTCTACTAGATGACCCTGAATATTCATTTGGTTCCACTACAATCGAACAAGTGGGTGAGCATTCAAGCAGAATTATTTCATTAAATAAGCGTTTTGCAGAAGTTAAAGTAGACAATCTAAAGGTTCATGTTTCCTTTAGTGAACCAGACATGGACATGAAATTTGAAGTGACAGTGGATATATCAGGAACTGCATATTTAAAGAAAACAGACGGCGGAACTTGGAAAATTTATAACATTGTCCATGATGAAGAGGACTATGAAGATACGCTAACTGCAGCTATGGCTGGTAATTAACCTTAAAAAGATTCCCAACTCTACTTTAAAGAGGAGGGAATCTTTTTTTCTAAATTTAGATATAAAAACGAATGGAACAAAATAGATATGAACTGAACCCCGAGTAAGTCCATTTTTTTTAAAGTGTCCACTATTCGGGGTTCAGCTCAGAGTTGCTTTTTTTTCTCCTCTTTTTCAAGAAAACTAGCATAAAACCGCCCACAATAGGAAAGAAAAAAATAGAGAAGAAATTTTGAGCGTAGCATAGAGTAGAAAAGAATAGAAAAAATTGGCGCAGAATAGGCGAGGGTAGGGTATAGAACAGACGATTTCAATAGAGGAGCGTATACAAGAGGTACTTGCGAAGGATCCCTTATTTCAAGTCATTCAGGAAACAACAGCTGAGCAGCATAGGACTAATAACAGATGACGGCTATTGTACACAGCCAAGAGCATATTGTGCATATTGGCAAACTTATTCCTACAAAGGTAACCTAAAAAACACGCGATGAGCAATAGTCGATCGCGTGCTACTGATTACTAGTTAACTTGTAAACCAGTTAATTGGTTGTACATTTAGTTGAACATTAATTTGTTTAATTTCTTGGAAGTCGTCTAAACCATATTTCCCTAAGCTACGACCAATACCACTTTGCTTATAGCCACCCCATGGAGCTTCTACGTAAGTTGGGTGGTAATAGTTGATCCAAGTAATACCTGCACGGATTTGCTTGATAACTCGTAATGCTTTTGCACCGTCATTTGAGAATACAGCACCTGCTAAACCGTAATCTGAGTCGTTCGCTAATCGAATAGCTTCTTCCTCAGTGCTAAATTTTTGGATTGTTACCACTGGTCCAAAGATTTCTTCACGTACAATACGCATATCGTTTGTAACATCTATGAAAACAGTCGGTGCGATAAAGAAACCTTTATCTAATCCATTTTCTGTTAATCGGTACCCCCCCGTTGCTAACGTCGCACCTTCTAGTTTACCAATTTCGATGTATTCTAAAATGCTGTTCATTTGTCCTTCGCTTACGATTGCCCCTACATCGATACCTTCTTGTAAACCAGGTCCTACTTTAATATTTTTTGCACGTTCAACATAGCGTGCCACGTACTCATCGTAAATACTTTCTTCGACTAGAATACGGCTACCTGATGAACAAACTTGCCCGCTGCCGAAGAAAATACCGAATAAGCCGTAGTCTACTGCTGTTTCTAAATCTGCATCTGCGAAAACGATATTCGGTGATTTCCCACCAAGCTCTAATGAAATTTTCTTTAAATTACCCGCTGCTGCACGCATAATTTCACGGCCAACTTCTGTACTTCCAGTGAACGATACAAGATCAACATCTTTACTTTCTGCGATTGTTTGACCAACCACTGAACCACGACCCATGACTAAGTTGGCTACCCCTTTTGGAATACCTACTTCTTCCATAATTTCGAATAATTTAGTTGTTGTAATCGGTGTTAATTCTGCTGGTTTGTA
The window above is part of the Solibacillus sp. FSL H8-0538 genome. Proteins encoded here:
- a CDS encoding VOC family protein; this encodes MKIQRIDHVGVIVNDLSAAKEFFLDFGLEVKGEWEMEGELMGYAVGLNDVKVACVGLGMPDGQTWIELIKFYSPSDEKDIQQTFANTLGIRHIAFTVEDIEAVVAKLKKKGTEIFSEIQQYEESYKLCYVRGPEGIILELAEEIK
- a CDS encoding DUF3997 domain-containing protein — translated: MKHLILLIVSCFILSGCAGLADYTISLDNGYRIDRLSAHQIQIYGEEAVNDSKENIFNHLYVPAEVTAVWWDKQYIIAKQLHLKTNERGVEEPPQNPTDDDYSYWVIEIDENEVKGPLTLKELENDSEQLGINVVFTPIEKLKRES
- a CDS encoding aldehyde dehydrogenase family protein; translation: MLKLKNYINGEWRSTSSEDVNVVINPANQEIIAYAPRSSKEETEEAIRAARVAFDSGIWSSKTTHERAAILNAIADKIDERAEELTVLETMDNGKRKDEAAFDIADAATCFRYYAGLILHPEGETYQVPDTVQSMVVKEPVGVAGLIVPWNFPLLMGVWKIAPALAAGNSIVYKPAELTPITTTKLFEIMEEVGIPKGVANLVMGRGSVVGQTIAESKDVDLVSFTGSTEVGREIMRAAAGNLKKISLELGGKSPNIVFADADLETAVDYGLFGIFFGSGQVCSSGSRILVEESIYDEYVARYVERAKNIKVGPGLQEGIDVGAIVSEGQMNSILEYIEIGKLEGATLATGGYRLTENGLDKGFFIAPTVFIDVTNDMRIVREEIFGPVVTIQKFSTEEEAIRLANDSDYGLAGAVFSNDGAKALRVIKQIRAGITWINYYHPTYVEAPWGGYKQSGIGRSLGKYGLDDFQEIKQINVQLNVQPINWFTS
- a CDS encoding GNAT family N-acetyltransferase codes for the protein MVIEVNSFPILETERLVLRQVTKEDAKSMLTYLSQEEVTKHIGLAPFKTVNEALDEISWYESIVEKKTGIRWGITLKQQGEMIGSCGFLNMASKHFRSEIGIELSKDYWGKGIASEAIEAVVTYGFEKMNLQRIEALIEPLNLSSQKLFERQGFVREGLLRNYEYTNGKFDNLFMYSLLEQEFDLRQEKDSQLQK
- a CDS encoding S-layer homology domain-containing protein yields the protein MKTVRILLVLLVTFGLFSITPAFAAEKTIDQYYIDDVDYGHGAYEQLERFLYADIIDGYEETEVYEEDGEEYEYTSILLKPENNITRAQFTKILVNAMNLTSGEIKKSFPDVNSSAWYYNYVQIASSREIITGKEDGTFKPNDKITRAQMATMIYRAFNETVDFSTTGKTFKDVTQNSYAYEAVVKTAGVGIVNGYGDEFKPNNSAKRSHAVLMIDRALHLESGTAEDELSVIQTVNRNVTEELSLYSEQQNLEALEALYRETTTGYYLAYSLDNQSLLDDPEYSFGSTTIEQVGEHSSRIISLNKRFAEVKVDNLKVHVSFSEPDMDMKFEVTVDISGTAYLKKTDGGTWKIYNIVHDEEDYEDTLTAAMAGN